gtccagttccTTATTACTTACGTATAAATCGCACACTGTTTACGTACAGACCCAACATTTTTTCATCCCAATATCCTTGATAGCGCTGCTCaatagttttgatatcttggtgaaatttttcttattcttattcttattataaGAAAGTTGTCGAAGATTTactgataaattatataaaaatgggtatggaatatatattgttattctatttgatttgacaaaatgaaaagatttgtacatttaatttctattttaatttcaacagaCATAAATATGTCGctcagaattcattttttacattctcgCTTGGATTTTTTCCCGAAGAATCCTGGCGATGTAAGTGACGAACACGGTGAAAGGTTTCGCCAAGATCAAGGatattgggatgaaagaatgttgaGAGACTACATTTGCTTCCtcatcagagaaacgaacccGAAGATGaacagaagacaaagcaaaggtcaaaattatttctaatcgaaattaattaaataaacgtttcctatataaataggagaaaatacaaaaacagagtaaaattggaattttttctgatcgaaatgaattaaataaacgtttcttgtataaataggagaaaaatacaaaaacagagtaaaattggaatttttgtatcttaaatcaattgttcctaactccggtatttatccatagattttcttcaacaaaagcttgtgtTCTTCGTAAAAGAGCTATCTatacataaacaataagaaactcgacataatttgacaatctCTATTTTTGCATGccgatggaagaaatttttggtgttctattttagccgaaaaaattgaaattttatatatattggcCCGTAACTATTaaaccgattggaaaacaatgtgaaaagcaattgttggaaattcgattacctttaatatggCACCTTGTACGACTCAATCGGatgtttctaactcgagatatggcctaaaatgtgaaagtATCTcagaagaaaatcgaaaaaaattcatataaaaaaaacctatccatagaaaaatttttcattgcgattttAGAGTTTaataggccaaaatacataaggaaaaaattgtggcattgaatgtacattttggctgtaaactagtgattattttccattttcaaaataaaaatcagaagaaatttataaatcaagTCGGAAGAAAAGCGTTActtgatttataaatttcgaGATCTTAAATTGAGAATGTATTTTCATCGAAGTAAAACATAGCCTATGTTATTCGgggatagtgtagctttctatgtattactgaaaaaatttttaaaatcgattcaGTAGTTCCGGAAATTACTTCCTATTactttgtctggaaagtccatgccgacttttgataggtggtacacgtctgtttatattggaatggttgaaaacaattaacatgggtgcatcccttaaaaggtggaaaggtcgtggaacaaaatggtacttatataattcaataaatatatatcaaaattcaaatgtgcctttgaatttttcttaaaaattgacacgaactttctggacaacccaatacatacaagcaaacaaaaaaaaaaactttacctctttataGTATTAATTATAGCTATAGATTTGCTGTACGATCGTTTCCAAGAGTATGGTACACCTGAAGAGTATCGTAACATGTAATCGTTGAAACGTCGTCATGTtaatatgataaaaaaatactagTTCGTTGGCGAGAGTCTAAGTGGTTGAATTGTGAGGCACGTTCGGAACGACAACAACATTAGTAGGAGGTGCGGAATGAATCGCCGCTCTGGATCGTCCGACACAATTCGATCAGAATGACCAGCTTCCGAGAACTGGTCGGCGCAGGGTGGTCTTCGGAGCCTCCCCGAAAGACGTAAAAAAGATATCGTCGAATGGCACGAGTGACCCAGTTCTGGCGCAAGCCAGGCAAGAAACTCGTACACAAAACACTCTATCGGTTCTAATTGACGCCGAATCGGAAACAGACGTTGAGCCTGGATCTGGATTGGTGGCTTTTCATGCTTAAACTGGTTACAATGGCGCCAAGAATGGTACCAGGGGGCGGGAGGTTCACCGAGTCGCTTGTGGCATCTCAATTTCCCATTGATGTTTTCGGGATTGGCCATTGACGCTGCGCTTCCCACCCGTCACCAGCGGATACCGTTGTGATTATGTCCTTTTGTGACGTCTGCCTGATGGAATTGGATAATGGACGATCTACAGATTACGCGGCTAAGTGGATCTAAACGGTTTGAATCCGTGCTTCGGAGTCCAATCCGACACGAGGAACCACCGTCACGTGGTCGTTCACGTTTTCTGTGCTCCCTGTTATACTTTTCGtgccttttttctttttcgtttctttctgtCATCGTTAGCCTCGTTCGGTCGAGAAGAGGATTAAACCTAGGGGACAGTTCGCGAACGACCGCGTACCTACGCGGTCCTTTCGTTTCGCAAGAGGAAATCTTTCGTATACGGCCCACGGTATCAAGGTCAAACAACGGTGATAACTCGGATCAAAGTAGTCTTAGACGACGACAATTCGGGATTCTTAGAATAGCTACGGTCAGATCGTTTCCTACCGTATGCAAGTACGGACCTATTGATTAAGAATCGCGAAGTACGTCGGAGTGCAGCAACGGTGATTCCCGAATCATAGAATGAAACGATACCGTGTAGTTCGTCTGTTGATTCTCGAATAATATCAGTGCCTTGGTAAAACTCAgtcgtatttaaaaatataaaataaatagagtGAACAAACCGGGATACTCGATgggtttgaatttttattgcaatgcATCAGTTCTTAAATCATGATCCAAATTCGTACCGTTTAATTGGATAGCTTTTATTGATTCTCGAGTAATATCAGTTTCTTGGTAAAACTCAATcgtatctaaaaaaaaaaaataatagggTAAAAAACAGAGATATTCAGTGGGTTAGAATTTTGATTGCAATGTGTCAGTTAATAAATCATGATGCGAATTCGTACCGTTTAATTGGATAGTTTTTGTTGATTCTCAAACAATATTAGTGTCTTAGTAAAACTCAGTCGTATATAACTTCTTTAGgagcgatttttttttgttattatcaaatttttgttctttttattattgacagtaattgtattgataaaaaactaaacgttcATATATGTGGCCAATtgcgcaaaataaaaataaaaataaaaaacagagtaaaaagATTGGGATATTCCATGGATTCAACTTTTCATTGCAGTGTACCATTTAACAGATACGAATTCTTAGCGTTTAATTGGATAGTCCTTAAATCAAAACATTCGACTCATAGGCAtacgttatatttaattgaattctttgTAACGCCCTTAgttatcgaaatttattttaataatcgcaTCGACTTACTCTGCAGGAAAACTATGAGGTGGATAGCATCAATTGCGGGACTTTTCCTTATTCTGGCACTGCCACAGAATACCGAAGCTTTCCCTCGTGTATgtgataaatttctataccGATTTTAACACGATTAGATACATCTCTCCCTCAATTTACACGAAAGATCGGAAAACCGTATAAATCGAACAAAAACGAACACGCACTCTCGTGTGCTCTCTCGAAATGTGTGACTGACAAtgagggaaaattaaaagttgcaAGGTtgttcttaataaataaatgatacgtttaccttagaaaggcaccgaattaatttttacgcgTGATACGTAGAcatgttgtaatattataaaaaccaAAATGGGAAAgatgtataataattgaagtaTGAGAAATagcagaaataaaatgattgctCGTGAAACGGTGTTTTGTTTATTAGTCGCAATGGAAGCGAACTATAGGCCCACCCCGTCTACTCTTCTACAATCTGCGTGAAGGCACGTTACTGAAGACCCCGACTAGCTATCACCTGGAACTTGAACCTTTTATCGGAGACAACAAATACAATGGTCGTGTCAAGGTAAACGTCACTTGGATGGATACGAGCAACGTAATTGCTTTACACGTTCAACCGGACCTTACAATCACAGATTGCAATGTTAGAATCGTAGAACCGTCGCTAGAGGAGAGGTAAGTTACCAACGTCACCGAATATCTGGAAAATTAGATCGAAATAAGAATAAACTTTTCcatatactttcatttctACATAACTATTACTTTTCAATGTTACTTTCAACATTCAAAACCTCTCTGAGATTTTCCCCTAACTCGTACTACTTCTCTTTATACCAAAGTGTAGGCCACTTAATTTGCAGATTGGTGTATAttaactgtaattattattaaacgatatTGAAGTCTCTATCACTCGGAGAAGATAGCAAGGAAAGCTTTTACAACCCAGTTGAATTTTTACTCGGAATGTATTAGaaggaccagaaagtaatgtcgtttctgtgaATGTCAAtgcttgtttatcatttatcagctcattgtataccaattgatttttatcgatcagatattgaaaatttgcacagtATATAGCAGGTCACACAGTATAGAATGGtcgttgataacgagggcgattacataattgattaaaaataaatcttgttgtacatttgtttgaaattaatgtaaaagaaacgacattactttctgccCCCCTCCCCACCCCCTAATAGATTATAAGGAGGgtctataaataaagattttaatataaataaaaaaaatatataaaattacgtGTATATACACTGCCGCTGAAAAGTATGTGAACACTTCCTGAATTGGAATAAGTATCTAAATAAAGTTACGAGTCTATTAACGAAGATCACTTATGTTTGTATATTCAATTTGTGGTGCATTagagaataaattatatttaatgtctCATCAGTGATAAGAAAaaagcaattcaattttcttttcattattctAAGTTCTTTAATGTGAAGACCACGAATCTGATGTCGGTTTTgaggtaaagaatttctatggctgtaaacctttaaaaatacggtcgtaatcacaactcgaaaacattcgattacaatcgtattcgtatttgcgattacgattttgcccatcactgctaTAAACTcaacaaacaaaacaatcttcttaacgaagcctcggacaacattttcgctaagcaaaaaattgtttcgaatcaccccctgaatcatccctttcaaggatcttcaacatttttggaacatcTTGTATATTCCATTGATTTAGTACGAAGCACTTTTACAATTGAACTGAATTTCACCTACCTGTTCCAGAAACGATCAGTGGTCAAGGATAAAGGAAACACTTCTTTAATTCAatgcaaaatgtaaattttgctGCACTGATTGAATCTGTAGAAACTATTCCGAAGAAGTATTCATTAAACCCCATgaattgttacattattgttaaaaaaaaaagggagaatATCTGTAGATCTGTAGAAGTAGTTccgaagaaatattcattaaaaccGATgaattgttacattattgttaaaaaaaagggagaagGGCTTGCCTCTGATGGACGTACGCGTCACGCATGTCGAACCGCCTGACTCAAGGGAACCTTTCTTCGTCTTCCACCTCGAGCGGATGTTGGAGGCAGGCAGCAGTTGCGAAGTGTCTATGAGTTTTACTGGTAGCCTCGCCACCAATGAAACAACTGGTTTCTTCAAACGCGAATACGTTAACTTCAACGGGGAGAAAcagtaattacaattaaaatgctTTCACCACCACATCTGGCGAAAATGTAACATCTTCTACattgttgttttttcttcaGTCCCATCGTGGCTATGAATCTCAAGGACAGCCATGTTCGGAGGGTGTTTCCGTGTATGGACGAGCCTTTTTACAAAGCAACCTTCAAGCTAAGCGTCCTGCGCCCGAAGAATATGACAGCACTTTCGAGCACCCCTCTAGAAAAAAGTACCGAGGCGTAAGTAACGCGTAatgttcgtttcgtttaaatttaggAAACAGTTCTTCGCAttgattttctaatttttttattttcttagtcTCTTATTggctatttattattacattcatTACCAAGAAAGGCATTATGTAGACATGTTCCCATCGTATAAGTAGTAAAAAGTGATTGTCGGAACAATCCTTTTTGTTTCTAGCCTCACTATGTTACTATaactaataacaaaatatcttgtatcttgtatttatttaatgtgatTAACTATACAGGCCTCAGAAAATAGAGATTATcaccattaaacgacagaATTTTTGTGGccgttgaataataaataatttacttcagaggccatttcatcacatttctcaacttattgttttatgaagttaatcgatttgttgCAATGAACGatcgagttattatttttcgaaatgaaaatccTTTCTGTGTTTTTACAAAGCAAAATTACCTTATTACTTTTTGTACAGTAACGGGATGCCAGACTTGATCTGGGATCACTTTGAAAAGACACCGCAACTGTCGACTTATCAGTTGGGTTTATTGGTATCCGATTTCGTGAGTATCTCGCCCACAAAAGAAATGAACGAAATGAACGGAAGAAAACTCGAGATTAAGGTGTGGGGCCCGAAGGAAAATTTGGAAGCCTTGAAGGACGTGCCTGAcaaagttgtcaaaattatgaattatttacaagaaTACTTCAACAACTCGATCATCTCACCGAAACTCGACTTGGTGGCCGTCCCATCGTACGGCTCCGCTAGATCCGACAGTTGGGGTTTGATGCTATTCgagtatgtatattttttattacttttcttaaCTATACGTACTGAGTtgttcagaaagttcgtgcaaatttttaagaaaaattcaaaggcacgtttcaattttaacatacatatatttattgaattacataagTATCATTTTAtcccaccttttaagggatatatacagtgggtgtagaatgtatttgtacaccaatcaatttacaaaaaataagatatacatttattaaattacataagtattattaaagaacatatatttattgtattacataaGTGTCATTTTAtcccaccttttaagggatgtatacagtGGgtatagaatgtattcgtacaccgatcaatttcccaaaaaacttttctgtgaaattgtagtttcttaactttattttttataatcaatgatattttacatgttctcggaaatctctaagatagatacagtccaaacaatatttactaattactataatttgtaaaattaagaaaaaaaatgcgaaaagtgggtaaaagtatagaagcagtAAGTATTTGTaggattcttatgacgaactatttacagtagagtttgtaacgtaaacacattagtttattgctctgTACCAATTAGAAAAGCtcaaatttccataaaaaggcttaaaaaatgctctaataaaggaatgaaagaagatcccacgtcgaataactaataatttagttaatttaatgcctagtagagttttatattatatacttgtattatgtacttataaattaatgtaaatttcttttttttaatgaagttttaaaaattaaacaattgtgcgaatacttattgcctcaatatttctatcgattgattgttttcttcttgttaattttgcaatttacataaatagctattttttttgtactctatctacaCGACATTGTGGAGAACTGTCCCCCTAATCGTGTCCCCCAGTTGTATATTctgacctgtaccacctatcaagaatcgacatggactttccggacaacccaatatgtACCATGCAACAAAATCGTACAAATAGTTATctacaaattaaaagaaaaattgtcccgatgcaatgaaaattgacaGAATTATGCACGTTTGAAGAAtggcaaaattttttttggataattttgttgcgtagtgtatttattacaatcaaGTGCATTACTGGTTAAGAAAACAACGATAATTGCGTAGTTTAAAGACCACCCTACCAATTTCAATGATTCCAACCCCTAGGTATTTTTCGATGCAAATAACCAGAAATTATctgtagaaaaaaatatttccccgtttcgttttgcaattttttatttgataaataatcgaatatcgtaatgttacaataaagaaaatttagttttCATAAAGAGTAATACGACACTGTCGCGAAAATGTCAAAAAGTGTATCAATTGATGAAATTCAATTGGGCATAAAGGCAATGTTACTTTAAAAActgttaaaattcaattttatcgcAGGGATAGCGAATTAAGCAGACCTTCCCTATGGAACACAGCCTACGAACTGATTTATCAGTGGATCGGTCAATACACCACTACGTCCATGTGGAGAGATAACCGTGTTAAAAAAGCACTCAACTCGTTCTTAGCTTCGATGACGACGGTTGATGTACGTAATGTGActcgtcgaaataaaaaaaaaacattctcgaaagttgatgaaaaataaaggaactTGTTACAGATCAACCCAGACGAAATGGAAGGAAAGTGGCCGATGACAATGTTGTATTCTCTTTATTACGAATTTGGAAAAACTATGCCTTTCTCGAGAGTTGCGGGAATTCGAAACGAAGCTACATCGGCAAAAAGTACGTTACGATTAAATAATCCAATAGAATTTTGCTTTATTATATATCATTGTCCGTGTActcgaaaatataaacatgtactgtgatttgtttgcaaaatatatacaaaaatattacccaaatttaaaaacaaacagaTACAGTTTGTCTTTctgtacttttaaacaatgtttccATAGATtatcgtataattttattacttgagGTGCTagaccagtgtttctcaactttttttGTGCTATGCCCTACCtaagattttctaaaatacttATGCGGCCGGTCCCCCCCCCCATAATATACAGGGTAAtcccacgcaattgtttcaagtcatagcttcgttattattgcatttacgaaaaaatgccaaaagagaaagataaatggttcgaagaacACTACATCGGTAGgcctttaaattttcttttagatgcagcagtgtatatgcaattaacaattgcaccATTTcttgaaatagaaatgcatatttcttttaacacaGATcaattcttctgttcattctacgtaaaaaataattagggtaccatggcaaaaaattattggatttcgagatattttcaaaaaatgtctttattgaagaagaatttaaaaaaaaatttaagggCCTACCgatgtagtgctcttcgaaccatttatctttctcctttggcattttttcgtaaatgcaataagaACGGAGTTATGGCGAAACAATtgggtggaccaccctgtatacataattctgaatatttaaaaatggaaatgttcaataaagaaacttaaatgataggttttaAGAGGAAATCACTAGGATATTACTGAGCAAACACAGCGAGTAAATTTCCAAATTGCCCGTCTGTGAGGCTTGGGCTTCACGTTGGGAAACACTGAGCTAGACAATCTATTTCTAATTcaagaaaaaggaatattcATTCATCATATCGTTATTTTCCGGATCTTCGTGAAATTATTGGCTGTGCCAATCAATGTCTGACTCATTGTAACTAATTCGGAaagatacttttaattgtacaacgtctaattatataattcgTTCTCCTTGCAGTGGAACTGGTATTGCGGATGTTCAACTACACTCTCGGCAAGGAACTGTTCCAAGAGGGCGTTAGAAATTTCCTTGGACATGAACCGAAAGAGTAGTAATTGCTTCCGTTAGTTAGCCGGGAAGCAGACGAAAAATGCGAGTGCAAATGCAAATCCAAAGGAAGAAATCATAGCATATTTCCACGAACGAGCTAGAGACCATATCGTAGGAGTCTCTACGAAAAATTAGCCACCAAGATTAGGCAAGATCGTACAAGCATGATCTGCAAGtgcaaagaagaaaaaaatgttatatgaaGTTTGTTTATAGACGCTTTGTTACGATATTGTAGGAAGGAAAGTATTGAATGTAGCCTGAAtacagtgatgggcaaaatcgtaatcgcaaatacgaatacgattgtaatcgcatCTTTCCGAGTTGcgattacgaatacgattacaATAGTAATCGTAATAGCATCTtttcgagttgtgattacgaataCGACCGTATTCTTAGAGATTTTCAGCCATAGAAATTTGTTACCTAAAAACCGACctcagattcgtgttcctcacattaaaaaacttagaaaaccatgctttcgtcaaaataaaaaatttttaaaaagttaccCTATCTAGACTTTGCTCTGTggacatgaa
This portion of the Hylaeus volcanicus isolate JK05 chromosome 4, UHH_iyHylVolc1.0_haploid, whole genome shotgun sequence genome encodes:
- the LOC128874999 gene encoding aminopeptidase N-like isoform X1; the protein is MDDLQITRLSGSKRFESVLRSPIRHEEPPSRGRSRFLCSLLYFSCLFSFSFLSVIVSLVRSRRGLNLGDSSRTTAYLRGPFVSQEEIFRIRPTVSRSNNGDNSDQSSLRRRQFGILRIATVRSFPTVCKKTMRWIASIAGLFLILALPQNTEAFPRSQWKRTIGPPRLLFYNLREGTLLKTPTSYHLELEPFIGDNKYNGRVKVNVTWMDTSNVIALHVQPDLTITDCNVRIVEPSLEEREKGLPLMDVRVTHVEPPDSREPFFVFHLERMLEAGSSCEVSMSFTGSLATNETTGFFKREYVNFNGEKHPIVAMNLKDSHVRRVFPCMDEPFYKATFKLSVLRPKNMTALSSTPLEKSTEANGMPDLIWDHFEKTPQLSTYQLGLLVSDFVSISPTKEMNEMNGRKLEIKVWGPKENLEALKDVPDKVVKIMNYLQEYFNNSIISPKLDLVAVPSYGSARSDSWGLMLFEDSELSRPSLWNTAYELIYQWIGQYTTTSMWRDNRVKKALNSFLASMTTVDINPDEMEGKWPMTMLYSLYYEFGKTMPFSRVAGIRNEATSAKMELVLRMFNYTLGKELFQEGVRNFLGHEPKENPRLDFADDFYSILNDVANKTDNLPAGMTIDSIAGPWINRDRVPLVTAIRDYETKTIILNQKVYLREAPPASTARVSYQWDIPIVMMSQDKLEFHKPCPLWLTKADEPKNFTIPDIADENNFIIVNPEEIGIFPVNYDSCNWEMLSQFLQGPNREKIPVLTRAKLLHDSWNLAYAGELCFEIALDMTLFLKKERSHVVWEPMFMMIDHIGRRIEGSDVYPKFEAYIRSLLEPLSAELEETMQPTEPSWKTHMRGLTKNFLCRAGYEPCVAEARNRYKKWLTDEDPDKGNPVANEVLCPVFKWGTDAEWEFGLQRVINFPQNSPERKQNERTYLLKSLAGCPQNTNKIERLLNVTILDQNGNFTDSDIQLIFTMLTGGTAGYTTLFNFLNDHWDTVKERFKTKKHLWDGIINSATSSFNTQEGLDMVNDLYMDRNEEFDTAKHIIQDALIIIKEETKWSEKNLPVIDDWLTKNLPEEELLKICSKNKLNPGTNPPPPQ